In the Prochlorococcus sp. MIT 1307 genome, one interval contains:
- a CDS encoding dihydrolipoamide acetyltransferase family protein has protein sequence MATHDIFMPALSSTMTEGKIVEWLKKPGDKIGRGESVLVVESDKADMDVESFQEGYLATVLIPAGSTAPVGETIGLIVESKEEIEAAQAKKPAAPSAATVKTPDPKNSPEESATASFKEEGSTFVSAPSITISNPSDMTSVTNDGRIVATPRAKKLASQMGVDLSIVQGTGPHGRIQAEDVQRAKGQPITVPWVAESDAAAVAPVSLPPVANISSVNSITQEGTKGKSFGAPGETVPFNTLQQAVNRNMEASLEVPCFRVGYTITTDKFDSFYKEVKPQGVTMTALLAKAVGRTLARHPQVNAAASSRGMAYPAQVNVAIAVAMEDGGLITPVLQDADKTNLFELSKQWSDLVKRSRSKQLQPNEYSSGTFTLSNLGMFGVDRFDAILPPGTGAILAVAASKPNVVANHDGSISVKHQMQVNLTADHRVVYGADGAAFLKDLAHLIENNPESLSS, from the coding sequence ATGGCGACTCACGACATTTTCATGCCTGCTCTTAGCTCCACAATGACGGAGGGCAAAATAGTCGAGTGGCTGAAGAAGCCTGGAGACAAGATTGGCCGAGGGGAATCTGTTTTGGTGGTTGAGTCTGATAAAGCTGACATGGATGTGGAGTCTTTTCAGGAGGGTTATTTAGCAACTGTTTTGATACCTGCTGGAAGTACAGCCCCTGTTGGGGAAACGATTGGCCTGATTGTCGAAAGTAAAGAAGAAATCGAAGCTGCTCAGGCCAAGAAGCCTGCTGCACCTTCTGCGGCAACCGTCAAAACTCCTGATCCAAAAAACAGTCCTGAAGAGTCTGCAACGGCTTCATTTAAAGAGGAGGGCTCTACTTTTGTTTCTGCTCCTTCGATAACGATTAGTAACCCAAGCGACATGACTTCTGTTACTAATGATGGCCGTATCGTCGCGACTCCACGAGCGAAAAAGCTTGCTTCCCAGATGGGAGTTGACTTGTCAATAGTGCAAGGTACTGGTCCTCATGGTCGCATTCAGGCTGAAGACGTTCAACGAGCAAAAGGTCAACCTATAACTGTGCCTTGGGTGGCGGAAAGTGATGCGGCGGCAGTTGCTCCCGTCTCATTGCCTCCAGTAGCAAACATTTCCTCAGTAAACTCCATAACTCAAGAAGGTACAAAAGGGAAAAGTTTTGGGGCTCCTGGAGAAACAGTTCCTTTCAACACACTTCAGCAAGCGGTTAATCGAAATATGGAAGCAAGCTTGGAAGTACCTTGCTTCAGAGTTGGTTACACAATTACTACTGATAAGTTTGACTCTTTTTACAAGGAGGTAAAGCCTCAGGGTGTAACTATGACAGCGTTGTTAGCCAAGGCGGTTGGTCGGACACTTGCTCGCCATCCTCAAGTAAATGCAGCTGCTAGTTCAAGAGGCATGGCATATCCAGCTCAAGTCAACGTTGCCATTGCTGTTGCGATGGAGGATGGTGGCCTTATTACGCCTGTTCTTCAGGATGCTGACAAAACCAATTTATTTGAGCTATCTAAACAGTGGTCCGACCTTGTGAAGCGCTCTAGAAGTAAACAACTTCAACCCAATGAATACAGCAGTGGCACCTTCACTCTCTCGAACTTAGGAATGTTTGGAGTGGATCGTTTTGATGCAATTCTTCCTCCTGGAACTGGAGCGATTCTTGCAGTAGCAGCTTCAAAGCCAAATGTTGTAGCTAATCATGATGGTTCAATTTCTGTGAAACATCAAATGCAGGTGAACCTTACAGCTGACCACCGAGTTGTCTATGGAGCTGATGGAGCTGCTTTTTTAAAAGATCTTGCGCACTTGATTGAAAACAATCCAGAAAGTTTGTCTTCTTAG
- a CDS encoding YlqD family protein — protein sequence MSDGTTLSIKRSITIRAIVTPSWKEDAERELSNAISTTDQQLSQLEQEGQQVVSDVRSQSANPLDPRVQDQVAQVQQQVAAKRAELEEQKRNLLQQQIQVRELKMEEIVEQGQLESFCDLEVGDNLVDKMQVAVVVRDGVVEAIEKS from the coding sequence ATGTCCGACGGTACCACCCTGTCGATTAAACGCTCTATCACTATTCGAGCAATAGTTACTCCTTCTTGGAAGGAGGACGCCGAACGGGAACTCAGCAATGCTATTTCAACAACTGATCAACAATTGTCCCAGTTAGAGCAGGAGGGGCAACAAGTGGTTAGTGATGTGCGTAGTCAGAGCGCAAATCCATTAGACCCTCGAGTTCAAGATCAGGTGGCACAAGTGCAACAGCAGGTTGCTGCAAAGAGAGCTGAGTTGGAAGAACAAAAAAGAAATCTTCTTCAGCAGCAAATTCAAGTTAGAGAATTGAAGATGGAAGAGATTGTTGAGCAGGGGCAGTTGGAAAGTTTTTGTGACCTTGAGGTTGGCGACAACTTAGTTGATAAAATGCAGGTTGCTGTGGTTGTTAGAGATGGTGTAGTGGAGGCTATTGAAAAGAGTTGA